A genomic stretch from Oreochromis niloticus isolate F11D_XX linkage group LG11, O_niloticus_UMD_NMBU, whole genome shotgun sequence includes:
- the LOC100712072 gene encoding uncharacterized protein LOC100712072, with protein MKLGLLVVVAVAVLLPSFSESRIVSKCELKDKLGKTIDVPGKSKERILAIVICEVERRSDLNTTLVESFGKCIPATPKPTVAVSPSATGVNQMSTGAATLTNNNSTSTSMTNSTTVTNTTTSPASTNSTISSMNTILVSNSAGVVKRRKRDADSSSHEQRKNSKEGGRGEGKGHDEVSSEEDTEPKNLYGLFQLSDRKFCDSGYCPSENVCHTSCTAFTDNDITDDIACVIQTGYWREIEMTASESCRRTWNFFKECN; from the exons ATGAAGCTTGGGTTGCTTGTCGTGGTGGCTGTGGCAGTTTTGCTGCCCAGCTTTTCTGAGAGCCGGATTGTCTCCAAATGTGAGCTGAAAGACAAGCTCGGGAAAACGATCGATGTGCCCGGAAAATCGAAGGAAAGAATCTTGGCAATAG TTATCTGTGAAGTGGAACGGAGGTCTGATCTGAACACCACTTTGGTCGAGTCATTTGGAAAGTGCATCCCTGCCACACCAAAGCCAACAGTGGCCGTATCCCCCTCTGCAACAGGAGTTAACCAAATGAGCACTGGAGCAGCCACACTGACAAACAACAATTCAACATCCACTAGCATGACCAATAGCACTACTGTTACTAACACTACTACTAGCCCTGCTAGTACTAACTCCACCATTAGCTCAATGAACACAATTCTCGTGTCAAACAGCGCAGGTGTCGTAAAAAGACGAAAGCGGGATGCTGACTCAAGCAGTCATGAGCAGAGAAAGAATAGTAAGGAAGGTGGCAGGGGGGAGGGAAAGGGGCATGATGAAGTGAGCAGTGAGGAGGATACAGAACCCAAAAATCTTTACGGGCTCTTCCAGCTGTCTGACAGGAAGTTCTGTGATTCAGGGTATTGCCCATCTGAAAATGTGTGTCATACCTCCTGCACAG CATTCACTGACAATGACATAACTGATGATATTGCTTGTGTCATCCAGACTGGATACTGGAG GGAGATTGAGATGACAGCCTCAGAGTCATGTCGTCGCACCTGGAATTTCTTCAAAGAATGTAACTAA